The sequence gctacATTCAATGTTACTGATTTAAGTCCCTTTGATGTTGGCGATGttgtggatttgaggacaaatccttttcaagatAGGAGGAATGATGcagttcagagcagagctcaggatgcagagcagagccgagtTTCAGAGGCTGCACAGAGTGAAGATCCGATACACGTGCCCGTTGGTCCGGTGACGAGAGCTAGAGCCAAGACGTTCAAAGCTAATTTAATAACGTTGGTGGAagaaatctggaggcaagagctgaAATGACCAATTGGAAAAGGACCGACAGATCAAAGCTCAAAAGTAGTAAATCTTATTACTTACAGAGCAGAGCCCAACAGCAGAGCAGACACACcaagcagagcagagctgcagAGCAGCACAGCAGAGAAGAGCTGCAGAGCAGAGTGGAGCTACATAGCAGAGCTAACATGCAGACCAGAGCTAAcctgcagagcagagtagatctgcagagcagagctaacctgcagagcagagcaaatcagcagagcagagctgaacgacagagcagagctaacctgcagagcagagcaaatcAGCAGAGCAAAGCTGAATGTCAGAGCTGAAGTTCAGAGCGCGAGCGTCAGAGCTGGAATAGAATGTGATgcttcgggctgcgacaggttGGGGGATGAGCTTGTGAAGAAGAAGGGGGGGTGGGGGGCGTGTTCTATGTTAGAGCCTTTACATGTTTGCTGATagcctttttttaattttttttatatttcttaaAGTAAGGTTAAAAAGGTAATTtgctaatttaatttattttttaaaaaatttgttaatttaatctTAAGTTATGTATTGTCTATCAAACTAAAAAATTAGTTATCTCAAGGATTTTATCTAAACTAGCAAACacctataaaatattaataatcttACTCaatctatattatttatctaagttttatttatcatCCCTTATCTTATTACAACTATCAAACACTATGTTTGGGAGCCTCGTTGAGATAAACGAAGATagataaaattcaaaaattcaaaatatgtaTCGTAGATAAAGTGAGATTAGTATGATGTCCTAGTGTTTGGTAAATAAGATTAAAATATTGATACTATGAATTAGTTGTTTGGTAACTAGattaaaatctaaattaaataaataaattgccaCATTAAtcgtaaattaaattaattgacaagtttaaattgaaaaaagaaaaaagaaaaagaaaaaaaaactcgtCCTTCTTTCTTTTGAACACGTCTTCTCCTCAACCCCCCATTTCCCTACCCTCACCCCCCCCCGAAATTCTTTCTTCCCGCTGAACCCATCGTCTCTTTCTCTTTCATTGAAATTGGACAGAGACTTTTGCTGAAGTCCACCAAAGCCAATTTTGTTCTTCTATTTGCTGTCATTATTGACTTCAACGAACTCCAATTTGTTGATTCATCTTCATTCGCTAATAACTTTGTCAGTTTGCCTTTCTTCCAATTTTCAAGTTTTCACCTTAACTCTGAAACAAGCATTTAATACCATTTTCTTCTTTCTCTGGATGCCGCCCCCCGTCATTCCCTCCCCCAACCTTAAACCACCCAAAACACAAATGAACACACAAATAGAAggcacgcacacacacacaaaatgatgaattcacaatttgaatGCTTACTCCAATTATCTTTTTATTGTAAATGCTTGATGCGATTCATCGCGATGAAAAATAAAGGTAAGAGgacaaatcaatttttttatctgAGTTACTATTCAAAATTCTAGTAGCTATCGGACCCTTCAAACTCGATCTCTTATAGAAAGAGAAACAATAATTTCACCGTGTGCCGAACTCTTATCTCGGACCTTCTTATTACCCATCCTGTATGCTAAATACTTGGTTATGTCTTGATATGTTCTTTATCATGGTCTTATCTTGCCTACCAAACAAGGGTTTGGCTTAGTGGATGTGATAGACAAGATTGATAGGATTTAaaggtgattaaataattcatctAATCTTAGggtaataaataattactcAATTGAATTAATGCGGACCAAGATAACTCTTACAGGGACAATCATGCAAACCATACACTTGATTAAGTGTGATTATATTATCAATCATCCCTTATCACTTAAATCAAACGCCTCCTTGGATAACTCCTCCAACTCCATAGGTTCATACTCCATCCCTTATTTTAAAGTCATGTTTTTTTGTCAATCACACAACCTTAGAATATCTCAAAGATATGAAGAATTCATTgttacaaaataatattttgtttaCTTCCTTTCGGAATAACAAGTAATATTTGTCTAAATCCAAATACAATTTTCTTCCCACCAAAAGGGGTGTATGCTtggattttaaataaataaaaacacccTGAGGGGTGAGGGGTTAGGCGGACCCCTACTCGGTAAATAACTATGATGACCCgctctttttattatatttaaatccagtgaTGCGATAATTATTTATCgttgcatctttcagtaaatgaaaCTCAGTTATTATTTGTGATATAAactcagcttatgatcctgaattatATTATTGAGGGCAGAATTATTTGTTTATcagtatgtttttttttttcgcgTGAGGAAGACCGCAATATGAATTATTGAGCCGATCAATAATTATTGTTTCAAAgatataactgacttagcaaagttttttttttcgcgTGAGGAAGACCGCGATATGAATTATTGAGCGGATCAATAATTATTGTTTCAAAGATATACCGCGATATGAATTATTGAGCCGATCAATAATTATTGTTTCAAAGATATAACTGACTtaacaaagtcatgttattaaTCGAGATGAAACTGTtgttctatttaattatttttggcTACTTGAGTAGTGAAATTGTTCCAACTAAGAAGCGAATTAAATCTGCAGATTTAATTTAGTATGTTGCAGTTTATCAATTTTAGCAAGACCAAGTAGCAGACAGATACAGAAATACAACGTTTAGTAATTCGAAACCAGTATTTTTAGTACAAACCGTGGGTTTTACTTGGCTATTGCCTAtcttctacaaaaaaaaaaagaaaaaaaggaagaaaagtcAAAAAGGGAAGGGATGTGTGCTGCAGAGGTAACATCTCCTGCACTCCTTTCCCCACTTGCAACTGCACTCCCTCGTCCCCTGCAGAAGAAGCCGACCACCCTCTCTGCACCCCATCTTTTTAACCCTCGACAAAGAAGACTTCCAGCCACCCTATCTCTGCTCATCTTGctagcatactcaagtatgcAGCAACCAATTTCTTCTATTAGTATCAACTCCCACCAGCATTGCAATACTCACCCACACCTCATTTTcaccaagaaaaaaaaaaatcgaagaacaGTCCCAGCTTGTTTCTGCCAAAGCTCTCAAAGTAAGGCTTGGCTTCAATGCTTTCTTTTCCCTTTATTAGTTCACCTGCAATTATTGAGACAACAACACCAATTTATTTCAGTTCCAGTTCATTCAACACACCATAACGGAAAAGCAAGAGAAATCACTCATTCACTCTTTGCCAGAAACTTTAAAGTAAAAGTTAGCTTTGATTCGTCATCTCCTATCAATTTCAACTTGTATTTATTAAAAGGAACAAGTTCGATCTTTTCAGTGAAGTTATATCATATTCCATTCAACTCCAACAGCAACcaacacaaacattcaaggtattatTGTTCTCTCAGATATTCAATCCAGTTTGCATTCAAATATTCAAATTGCATAATCATGTTCCACCATTACATCAGACAGTCCACGTTATGAACAACAATAGAAAGACTTATGTGTATTACCACTGCACTCTAGAATAGCAATCATGAGAACTCCCACCCTTAGAAAACATTGAATAGAATTGAGAGTGTGCAGACTTAGCTTTAGGGAGAAGGGCCAATTGCCTGTTCAGACGAGCCCAAGGGAACGGCGAACCCCTACTGCCGGAACGGAGAAGGAAGGCGGCGAACTCTCGTCGTCTCGCCTGCATCAGAATAGCAGCAACTGCGGCCAGACGCCGGAGCAAGGACAGACGGCGGAGGCAACCTCCGACATAGAGTAGGGCTCGATCTGGGGTTCTGCGTGTGGAGTAAAGAAGAAAGAGGACGACGCCGGGGTAGACGCGTCGACAGCCGACGCTGGCCGGAGCAGGCGGAAGCTGAACGGCCGGAGAAGGAGAAGCCGACCGGAGTTGAGAGGGAAAGGCCGATcggattttgagagagagaactGAGTTTGAAACTTCAGGGGAGATTTAGGGCTTTTTGCTTCCCCTTTCATGGTAGAGACGAGAAGAGAGGCGGGCACGACCGGCGCCGACTGATTCGCCGGATTCTGGAGCCGCGACGGCGGACTCCTCGACTGAGGGCggtgcgagagagagagaaggtaagGAGGCAGACCGGTACCAGGGTCCGGAGCAGCGGCCGCTCGACGGATGTAGCAGACGCCGACCGGAGCAGGAGGC comes from Salvia miltiorrhiza cultivar Shanhuang (shh) chromosome 3, IMPLAD_Smil_shh, whole genome shotgun sequence and encodes:
- the LOC131018086 gene encoding uncharacterized protein LOC131018086, whose protein sequence is MCAAEVTSPALLSPLATALPRPLQKKPTTLSAPHLFNPRQRRLPATLSLLILLAYSSMQQPISSISINSHQHCNTHPHLIFTKKKKNRRTVPACFCQSSQIPVHSTHHNGKAREITHSLFARNFKVKVSFDSSSPINFNLYLLKGTSSIFSVKLYHIPFNSNSNQHKHSRLSFREKGQLPVQTSPRERRTPTAGTEKEGGELSSSRLHQNSSNCGQTPEQGQTAEATSDIE